The sequence AAAAGTCAGCTTCTTTGTCTTAACACCTGATAATTCAGCAGCTTTTCGGTTCCCTCCTGTTGCATATATTTGTCTTCCAATAGTTGTTTTTGTTGTTAAAAAACCATAAATCATGACTAAGACGGCTAATAGAATCAAAATAACTGGATATCCTTGATAAGAAGCCAATACAAAAGTCAACAACATAATTGAAGCAAACATGATTGCTGCTTTAGTTATAAACCATGCTGAAGATTCTACTTCGAATAGATTATCTTTCTTTCTTTTACGTGCTTTCCACATATTCCAAACTGAAAGCAATGATAAAACCAATCCTATTAAAATAGAGGTTAAATGTAGTTCCCCATTACCAATAAAGTCAGGAATATATCCAGAACTTAACTTAGTAAAAAATGTAGGAAAAGGTGCCAGTGTAGTGCCGCCGAGAATAACCTGAGTCAGCCCCCTAAAGGACAATAAACCTGCTAGAGTAACAATGAATGCCGGAATACCAACATAAGAAATCCAAAAGCCGTTCCAAGCTCCTATTAAACCGCCCACTAGCAAAGAGGCTATGATAGCGATCATTGGATGCCATTGCCACTGAACCATCATAACAGCTGATGCAGCTCCAACGAAAGCTACAACTGATCCCACCGATAAATCTACATCTCCAAGTAATATGACAAGCAGCATTCCTATGGCTAAAACAAGCACATGACTATTTTGTAATATCAAGTTGGTAATGTTTAACGGCTTCCAAAGAATTCCATCTGTCAAAAGCTGGAATGCAATCAAAATAGCTATTAAAATAAAAATCATACTGTATTTGCTAAGAATATCTAACGCTATATCTTTAATTGTTTTTTTCTCTCTGTTATTCTCTTTTGATAGTGTTTTTTCATCACTTGTCTGTTCCATTTATATCATTGCCTCCTCAGCAGTCATAAGTTTCATTAGATCTTCCTGTGTAACCCCTTCTTTAGGAACATCTCCTGTAAAGCGCCCTTCGTTCATTGTATAAATTCTGTCACACATTCCTAATATTTCAGGTAATTCTGACGAAATAATGCAAATAGCTTTTCCTGCTCGCGCCATTTGTTCAATAATAGAATAAATTTCAAATTTCGCTCCTACATCAATACCACGTGTAGGTTCGTCAAGAAAAAGAATATCAGGTTCAGACATCAACCATTTGCCTAAGACCACTTTTTGTTGATTTCCTCCACTTAAATTTCCTACATTCTGATAAATATCTTTTGTTTTTATTCGCATATTATCTCGATATTTCTCAGCCTCAGTAATTTCTTTTTCTTTATCTATAACTCCTTTACTTGAAATTTTTGACAAACTCGCCATAGTAACGTTTTCTTTGATGTCTTGTAATAGATTTAATCCATAATTCTTTCTATCTTCCGAGAGATAAGCAATTCGGTTTTTAATGGCTTCAGATACATTATTTAATTTAATTTCTTTATCGTTTTTTATGATTTGCCCGCTGATGTTAGAACCATAGGACTTTCCAAAAACACTCATAGCAAATTCAGTTCTTCCTGCTCCCATCAATCCAGCAATACCAACTATCTCTCCAGCTTTGATGTGAAAATTCAGGTTATCATTCACCTTTCTCTTCGTATCCAGAGGATGATAAACATTCCAATTCTTTACTTCAAATATTTTTTTCCCTATTTTGGGTTCTCTATCAGGGTATCTGTTCGTTAGATCTCTTCCAACCATTCCCTTGATGATCCGGTTTTCGTCAATTTGTTCATTTGACAATGTTTCAATCGATTTTCCATCTCGGATAATGGTTACATTATCTGCAATATCTGTTATTTCATTCAACTTATGAGAGAT is a genomic window of Carnobacterium sp. CP1 containing:
- the mmsB gene encoding multiple monosaccharide ABC transporter permease: MEQTSDEKTLSKENNREKKTIKDIALDILSKYSMIFILIAILIAFQLLTDGILWKPLNITNLILQNSHVLVLAIGMLLVILLGDVDLSVGSVVAFVGAASAVMMVQWQWHPMIAIIASLLVGGLIGAWNGFWISYVGIPAFIVTLAGLLSFRGLTQVILGGTTLAPFPTFFTKLSSGYIPDFIGNGELHLTSILIGLVLSLLSVWNMWKARKRKKDNLFEVESSAWFITKAAIMFASIMLLTFVLASYQGYPVILILLAVLVMIYGFLTTKTTIGRQIYATGGNRKAAELSGVKTKKLTFWIFVNMGVMAALSGLLVASRLNAATPNAGNGFELDAIAAVYIGGASASGGIGTILGAVIGGLIMGILNNGMSIMGIGIDWQQAIKGLILLLAVAFDIYSRKRKAS
- the mmsA gene encoding multiple monosaccharide ABC transporter ATP-binding protein; translated protein: MSDIILEMKNITKDFSGVKALDNVNLKVKKGEVHALCGENGAGKSTLMKILSGVYPFGEYSGDIIYNGEVCQFKSISDSERKGIVIIHQELALIPYLSVKENIFLGNEQSKKGIIDWDLTEKKASNLLKTVGLTISPNVLVTQLGVGQQQLVEIAKAFSKNVQLLILDEPTAALNEDDSENLLELIKEFKKQGITSIIISHKLNEITDIADNVTIIRDGKSIETLSNEQIDENRIIKGMVGRDLTNRYPDREPKIGKKIFEVKNWNVYHPLDTKRKVNDNLNFHIKAGEIVGIAGLMGAGRTEFAMSVFGKSYGSNISGQIIKNDKEIKLNNVSEAIKNRIAYLSEDRKNYGLNLLQDIKENVTMASLSKISSKGVIDKEKEITEAEKYRDNMRIKTKDIYQNVGNLSGGNQQKVVLGKWLMSEPDILFLDEPTRGIDVGAKFEIYSIIEQMARAGKAICIISSELPEILGMCDRIYTMNEGRFTGDVPKEGVTQEDLMKLMTAEEAMI